From a single Sulfolobus sp. E5-1-F genomic region:
- a CDS encoding glycosyltransferase — MNYCIYATVFNNASTLEESVKSVWRSDATIVITDNFSTDGTWEKLQELRKDYNLTLYRLKSTRGKGRDYSLKHCPDNSITTYFDLDMKYNESFHKILEWAPGDKKTLVNLINGFVVKRETILEKGGWRDLNRAEDWETVSRVGFDYFLPALIHAELRNELVRERRYAKGLKYYVRRFKNKLDVIRGLGYNWSDINIVYSQHSILYKIFVNSTSYILAKPMGIYRNYKEYNNGVGTILSALDKMIDLKEIGVSNKYFIFGGYWGFFHAYNLDKIIDEKLPRKVGRVIKLICNDSGLRYVKTLEGFDIIKLASSLKDKLECSKFNL, encoded by the coding sequence GTGAATTATTGCATTTATGCAACTGTTTTCAACAATGCTTCAACATTGGAGGAGAGTGTAAAGAGTGTTTGGAGAAGTGATGCGACTATAGTGATTACTGATAATTTTTCCACGGATGGTACATGGGAGAAATTACAAGAGCTGAGAAAGGATTATAATTTAACATTATATAGGTTAAAATCAACTAGGGGTAAGGGTAGAGATTATTCGTTAAAGCATTGTCCTGATAACAGTATTACCACTTATTTTGATTTAGATATGAAGTACAATGAGAGTTTTCATAAGATCCTAGAATGGGCTCCCGGTGATAAGAAGACACTGGTGAATTTAATTAATGGGTTTGTTGTTAAGAGAGAGACCATATTGGAGAAAGGTGGTTGGAGGGATCTAAATAGAGCTGAGGATTGGGAGACAGTTTCTAGGGTTGGTTTCGATTATTTTTTACCTGCACTAATTCACGCTGAGTTACGTAATGAGTTAGTAAGAGAAAGGAGATATGCTAAAGGTTTAAAATATTACGTCAGGAGATTTAAAAATAAATTGGACGTTATAAGGGGTTTGGGATACAATTGGAGTGATATAAACATTGTGTACTCCCAACACTCAATTTTATATAAAATTTTTGTAAATTCCACTTCCTATATACTCGCCAAACCTATGGGGATTTATAGGAATTATAAGGAATATAATAACGGAGTCGGCACAATATTGTCAGCTCTTGATAAGATGATTGATCTTAAGGAGATAGGAGTTAGTAATAAGTACTTCATCTTTGGCGGATATTGGGGTTTCTTTCATGCGTATAATTTGGACAAGATTATTGACGAGAAATTGCCAAGGAAAGTAGGGAGAGTAATAAAGCTAATATGCAATGATAGTGGACTACGATATGTAAAGACTTTGGAGGGATTTGACATCATTAAACTCGCATCTTCTTTAAAGGATAAGCTGGAGTGTAGTAAATTCAACCTTTAG